In a single window of the Mesoplodon densirostris isolate mMesDen1 chromosome 16, mMesDen1 primary haplotype, whole genome shotgun sequence genome:
- the ARPC1B gene encoding actin-related protein 2/3 complex subunit 1B: MAYHSFLVEPISCHAWNKDRTQIAICPNNHEVHIYEKSGNKWVQVHELKEHNGQVTGIDWAPESNRIVTCGTDRNAYVWTLKGRTWKPTLVILRINRAARCVRWAPQENKFAVGSGSRVISICYFEQENDWWVCKHIKKPIRSTILSLDWHPNNVLLAAGSCDFKCRIFSAYIKEVEERPAPTPWGSKMPFGELMFESSSSCGWVHGVCFSASGSRVAWVSHDSTVCLADADKKMAVATLASETLPLLALTFITENSLVAAGHDCFPVLFTYDGAAGMLSFGGRLDVPKQSSQRGLTARERFQNLDKKASSEGSAAASGGLDSLHKNSVSQISVLSGGKAKCSQFCTTGMDGGMSIWDVKSLESALKDLKIK, encoded by the exons ATGGCCTACCACAGCTTCCTGGTGGAGCCCATCAGCTGCCATGCCTGGAATAAGGACCGCACCC AGATCGCCATCTGCCCCAACAACCACGAGGTGCACATCTATGAGAAGAGCGGGAACAAGTGGGTCCAGGTGCACGAGCTCAAGGAGCACAACGGGCAGGTGACAG gCATCGACTGGGCCCCCGAGAGTAACCGCATTGTGACCTGCGGCACAGACCGCAATGCCTACGTGTGGACGCTGAAAGGCCGCACGTGGAAGCCCACGCTCGTCATCCTGCGCATCAACCGCGCCGCTCGCTGTGTGCGCTGGGCTCCCCAGGAGAACAAGTTTGCTGTGGGCAGTGGCTCCCGTGTCATCTCCATCTGCTATTTTGAGCAGGAAAATGACTG GTGGGTTTGCAAGCACATCAAGAAGCCCATTCGCTCCACCATCCTCAGCCTGGACTGGCACCCCAACAATGTGCTCCTGGCTGCCGGCTCCTGCGACTTCAAGTGCCG GATCTTCTCAGCCTACATCAAGGAGGTGGAGGAGCGGCCAGCACCCACCCCGTGGGGCTCCAAGATGCCCTTCGGGGAGCTGATGTTTGAATCCAGCAGTAGCTGTGGCTGGGTGCACGGTGTCTGCTTTTCAGCCAGCGGCAGCCGTGTGGCCTGGGTCAGCCATGACAGCACCGTGTGCCTGGCTGATGCCGACAAGAAGATGGC CGTCGCGACTCTGGCCTCTGAAACGCTGCCGTTGCTGGCCCTGACCTTCATCACAGAAAACAGTCTGGTGGCAGCg GGCCACGACTGCTTCCCGGTGCTGTTCACTTACGACGGCGCCGCGGGGATGCTGAGCTTCGGTGGGCGGCTGGACGTGCCCAAGCAAAGCTCGCAGCGCGGCTTGACGGCCCGTGAGCGCTTCCAGAACCTCGACAAGAAGGCGAGCTCGGAGGGCAgcgctgcggcgagcgggggcctggACTCGCTGCACAAGAACAGCGTCAG CCAGATCTCGGTGCTCAGCGGGGGAAAGGCCAAGTGCTCGCAGTTCTGCACTACAGGCATGGACGGAGGCATGAGCATCTGGGACGTGAAG AGCTTGGAGTCAGCCTTGAAGGATCTCAAGATCAAATGA